Within the Arthrobacter sp. V1I7 genome, the region CACCAAACTCTTTATCGAGTCCGCCCAAAAAGCCCTGGACGCCTGCCCGGGAATTGATCCACTTGACATAACTCACCTGGTGACGGTCTCCTGCACCGGTTTTTTCAACCCGGGCCCGGACTATAAGATCGTGCGCGCCTTGGGCCTGAACCCGGCCGTTCAGCGGTACCACCTCGGCTTCATGGGCTGCTACGCCGCCTTTCCCGCGCTGCGGGCCGCGAAGTCCTTCTGCGAGGCCGATCCGGAGGCCGTGGTGCTGGTGGTCTGCGCCGAACTCTGCTCCCTGCACGTCCGGACCTCGAATGATCCGGACACCATCATGGGCTCGGCCCTGTTCGCCGACGGTGCGGCTGCGGCCATCATCAGCGCGCGGGACATCCCCGGTGAACCGGCGCTCCTGCAGTTGGACCACTTCGAAACGGTTCTGACGCCCGTCGGCGAGGAATCCATGGCATGGAACATCGGCGACCAAGGCTTCGAGATGGTGCTCGGCAACTACGTTCCGCACATCATCGACGACCACATCATCGGCGCACTGGAACCGCTGCTGTCCCGGGAGGTTTCCCTGCTCGGACTCCCCTACCGCGACATCCGGCACTGGGCCATCCATCCCGGCGGCCGCAGCATCCTGGACAAGGTGCAGTCCCGGCTGGGGCTCAGCGACGAGCAGCTGGTACCGGCCCGGGAAACGCTCCGGAACTTCGGCAACATGAGCAGTGCGACGGTGCTGTTCGTGCTCAGGCACATCCTGGACCTTCCGGGCGAAGACGGCAACGAACGGATCTGTTCGATGGCGTTCGGGCCCGGGCTGACAGTCGAAACGGCACTCTTCACCAAGCTCCGCGACACCGCGACGGCGGCTTCCGCGCGGACGGAGCGAAGCGCCGCCGCCCTGCCGGA harbors:
- a CDS encoding type III polyketide synthase produces the protein MTVYLRSLETAVPPTVLVQTEARDVFAAQPGLTRLGTRLVSTCFDSAAIDTRYTAVEELTLDRRAENPRFFDSATGLLLSPSTKARNDIFATEATKLFIESAQKALDACPGIDPLDITHLVTVSCTGFFNPGPDYKIVRALGLNPAVQRYHLGFMGCYAAFPALRAAKSFCEADPEAVVLVVCAELCSLHVRTSNDPDTIMGSALFADGAAAAIISARDIPGEPALLQLDHFETVLTPVGEESMAWNIGDQGFEMVLGNYVPHIIDDHIIGALEPLLSREVSLLGLPYRDIRHWAIHPGGRSILDKVQSRLGLSDEQLVPARETLRNFGNMSSATVLFVLRHILDLPGEDGNERICSMAFGPGLTVETALFTKLRDTATAASARTERSAAALPESALA